In one window of Chryseobacterium phocaeense DNA:
- a CDS encoding M20 family metallo-hydrolase — MKELKSVDQEDLFNNAVGLLKKLIAIPSFSKDEYNTSVEIENFFAEHQVPVKRFKNNIWAVNKHFDVVKPSILLNTHHDTVKPNKAYTLDPFLPVEQDGKLYGLGSNDAGASLVSMTQVFLHFYERQDLKYNLVIALTAEEEISGFDGIEALFPQLPNIDLAIVGEPTQMNLAIAEKGLLVIDGEMKGTASHAAHPNDDNAIIKCMEDLQDILAFRFPKVSDYLGEVKVTLSGIHAGVQHNVVPEACTFTLDVRVTDEYSNKEAFEIIQSQMKSTLNARSFRLNSSKIEMDHPFVQAGLEAGRTTYGSPTSSDQAIIPCTTVKIGPGDSRRSHTADEFIYIDEIKEGIEIYIRILEKVL, encoded by the coding sequence ATGAAGGAACTGAAATCTGTTGATCAGGAAGATTTATTTAACAATGCAGTCGGATTGCTGAAAAAGTTGATTGCCATTCCTTCATTCAGCAAGGATGAATACAACACCTCTGTGGAAATTGAAAACTTCTTTGCAGAACATCAGGTTCCTGTAAAACGTTTTAAAAATAATATCTGGGCGGTCAATAAACATTTTGATGTAGTAAAACCTTCCATTTTGCTCAATACCCATCATGATACAGTGAAACCAAACAAAGCCTATACGCTGGATCCGTTTCTTCCGGTGGAACAGGATGGTAAATTATACGGATTGGGAAGTAATGACGCCGGCGCTTCTTTGGTGTCTATGACTCAGGTTTTTTTACACTTTTATGAAAGGCAGGATTTAAAATATAATCTTGTTATTGCTTTGACGGCGGAGGAGGAAATCTCCGGATTTGATGGAATTGAAGCCTTATTTCCACAGCTTCCAAATATAGACCTTGCCATTGTGGGAGAACCTACACAGATGAATCTGGCGATTGCTGAAAAAGGATTGTTAGTCATTGACGGTGAAATGAAAGGAACTGCTTCCCATGCCGCACATCCCAATGATGACAATGCTATCATAAAATGTATGGAAGACCTGCAGGATATTCTGGCTTTCAGATTTCCTAAGGTTTCAGATTATTTAGGCGAAGTAAAAGTAACGTTATCAGGAATTCATGCCGGAGTTCAGCACAATGTGGTTCCGGAGGCTTGTACTTTCACACTGGATGTAAGGGTTACCGATGAATATTCCAATAAAGAAGCCTTTGAGATTATTCAGTCACAGATGAAATCTACCTTAAACGCCAGATCTTTCAGGTTGAATTCCTCAAAAATAGAAATGGATCATCCGTTTGTACAGGCAGGCCTGGAAGCAGGAAGGACCACCTACGGATCACCCACATCTTCCGATCAGGCCATTATCCCATGCACCACAGTTAAAATAGGTCCCGGAGACAGCAGGCGCTCCCACACGGCAGATGAATTTATTTATATAGATGAAATAAAAGAAGGAATTGAAATTTATATCAGGATCCTGGAAAAAGTTTTATAA
- the argB gene encoding acetylglutamate kinase, protein MKEKIHIIKIGGSLIDDTELLDQFLDQFSGIQGKKILVHGGGKLATTLADKLGIEQKMVNGRRITDKDTLDIVSMVYAGSINKNIVAKLQQKKCKAIGFSGADANLIKATKREHAEIDFGFVGDIEKKSINKKLISKLMKLELVPVFSAITHDKKGNLFNTNADTIASVIAQALSSKYDVELLYCFDKEGVLEDIDNPESLIKTISEEEFSNLKNEGKLHKGILPKLENAFSAVKNNVNKVFLIKETQLKNHIENHHEGTEIC, encoded by the coding sequence ATGAAAGAAAAAATACACATCATAAAAATAGGAGGTTCCCTGATCGATGATACAGAACTGCTGGATCAGTTTCTTGATCAGTTTTCAGGAATTCAGGGGAAAAAGATCCTGGTTCACGGAGGAGGAAAGCTGGCGACTACACTCGCGGATAAACTGGGCATTGAACAGAAAATGGTTAACGGAAGGAGGATCACGGATAAAGATACATTGGATATTGTTTCAATGGTGTATGCAGGTAGCATCAATAAAAATATTGTAGCCAAACTTCAGCAGAAAAAATGTAAGGCAATCGGATTTTCGGGAGCAGATGCTAATTTGATCAAAGCTACAAAAAGAGAACACGCAGAAATTGATTTCGGTTTTGTAGGCGATATTGAGAAGAAAAGCATCAACAAAAAATTAATCTCGAAATTAATGAAACTTGAGCTTGTTCCGGTATTTTCAGCGATTACCCATGATAAAAAAGGAAATCTTTTCAATACCAATGCGGATACTATTGCTTCCGTAATTGCACAGGCTTTGTCTTCTAAATATGATGTTGAATTGCTGTATTGTTTTGATAAAGAAGGCGTTTTGGAAGATATAGATAATCCTGAGTCATTGATCAAAACAATTTCAGAAGAAGAATTTTCTAATCTGAAAAATGAAGGGAAACTTCATAAGGGAATTCTTCCCAAACTTGAAAATGCATTCAGTGCCGTAAAAAATAATGTAAACAAGGTATTCTTAATTAAAGAAACCCAATTGAAAAACCATATAGAAAACCATCATGAAGGAACTGAAATCTGTTGA